In a single window of the Haliaeetus albicilla chromosome 25, bHalAlb1.1, whole genome shotgun sequence genome:
- the TXNDC9 gene encoding thioredoxin domain-containing protein 9 codes for MAADSSVEILQKVLENEILQTAKVVEEHLDAEMQKLDQMDEDELECLKQRRLEALKKAQQQKQEWLSKGHGEYREIPSERDFFQEVKESKNVVCHFYRDTTFRCQIMDKHLTVLAKKHVETKFLKLNAEKSPFLCERLRIKVIPTLALLKDGKTQDYIVGFTDLGNTDDFTTETLEWRLGCAAIINYSGNLMDPPFQSQKKFGTSFTKLDKKTIRGKKYDSDSDDD; via the exons ATGGCTGCTGATAGCTCTGTTGAAATACTTCAAAAAGTTCTGGAGAATGAAATACTTCAGACTGCCAAGGTTGTGGAAGAACATCTGGatgctgaaatgcagaagttGGACCAAATGGATGAAGATGAATTGGAATGCCTTAAACAAAGGAGGCTTGAGGCACTAAAAAAGgcccagcagcagaaacaa GAGTGGCTTTCAAAAGGACATGGAGAATACAGAGAAATCCCAAGTGAGAGAGACTTTTTCCAAGAAGTCAAAGAAAGTAAAAACGTGGTTTGCCATTTCTATAGAGATACAACGTTCAG GTGCCAAATAATGGACAAACATTTGACTGTATTGGCCAAAAAGCATGTTGAGACAAAATTCTTGAaattaaatgctgaaaaatcTCCTTTCTTGTGCGAGAGACTGCGCATCAAAGTAATTCCCACTCTAGCACTAttaaaagatggaaaaacacaAGATTATATTGTGGGCTTTACTGATCTCGGTAACACTGATGACTTCACTACAGAGACCTTAGAATGGAGATTAGGCTGTGCAGCCATAATTAATTACag TGGAAACTTGATGGACCCACCTTTTCAAAGTCAAAAGAAATTTGGAACAAGCTTTACGAAGTTGGATAAAAAGACcatcagaggaaagaaatatgATTCAGATTCTGATGATGACTAG